The Thermodesulfobacteriota bacterium region CAAGTTCGAGGAGCAGTACGGCCGCAGCTATGTGCTGCCGCCCAGTGTCTGGTTCCGGCGCGGCGGCTTCCGGCTCGGCGAGACCCTGGCCTTCGATGATCACTTCGGCAAGTCCCACCTCCTCGAGATCGGTCCCAGCCACCAGGCGGAGAACGGCCAGTGGCTGGTCTACCTCAAGGTGGACCACCACCAGGAGATCTTTGGCCTGGAGCCGGAGGAGAAGGTGGGCGGTCCCGCCAAGCAGCCGGCCCTGTCCAAGGAGGAGATCGCCGAGCTGGCGGCGGTGGGCGACATCCGGGCGCCCTTTGCCGCCACCGTCTGCCAGATCGACATCCTGGCCGGCAAGGAGATTGCCCGGGAAGACCGCCTGCTGATCCTGGAGGCGATGAAGATGCAGACCCCCATTGCCAGTCAGATCAGGGGCAAGGTTGGCCAGGTCTTCGTGAAGCTGGGCCAGAGCGTCCAGCCGGGGGACAAGCTGGTGAAGATCATCCCCGCCGCGGACTAGCCAGGGGAGAGAGAAACCGCGAAGGCCCGCCCTCCCCCGAGGGAAGGCGGGCCTTCGCGCTTGACCGGGCGGGGCCGGAGTCGCCCCCCGTTCTAGCCTGCCATCTCCACCAGGGAGTTTTCGGTGCCGAAGGTGTTGCCGATCCGGTTGGGGTTGGCGGGATCGGTCCACCAGACGCCGTCCACCACGAACTGGTACTCGTAGCGGCCCGGGGCCAGCCTGATCTTCTTCTTCCAGACCCCGCCCTTGTACTTGCGCATCCGCGAATGATCGTCCAGGGCCCAGCCGT contains the following coding sequences:
- a CDS encoding isoamylase early set domain-containing protein — protein: MAGKEGTKAATTKRASTAKKATDSSHEFVLQAVDAQEVYVAGTFNGWALDDHSRMRKYKGGVWKKKIRLAPGRYEYQFVVDGVWWTDPANPNRIGNTFGTENSLVEMAG